The proteins below are encoded in one region of Alistipes communis:
- a CDS encoding dipeptidyl-peptidase 3 family protein: protein MKTLTFISLMTTSVACLGSCTNPAASDAQQPWIVDRFDDIKVIRYEVPGFERLPLEQKELIYYLAEAAKCGRDILFDQNCAANLPIRRTLETLYLNYKGDRTSDEWKALEKYLKKVWFANGIHHHYSNDKFRPEFSESFFREAAASVGMDRFPADFDFLCKVIFDPAIYPTRLNQAAGADMLWTSASNYYSNVRQHEAEQFYAAMAAADAGDPCPVSYGLNSQLVKEEKTGRLYERMWKVGGMYSPAIERIVYWLEKARDVAAEPQKQTLAALIDYYRTGDLKQFDRYNILWLQDTVSNVDFVNGFIETYGDPLGYKASWEANVNFVDSAACRRTRIISENAQWFEDHSPVDPAYKKKVVKGVSAKVITVAMLGGDCYPATPIGINLPNADWIRKEHGSKSVTIDNITYAYDRAAHGNGFEEEFMLRPEDRERIDKYGKIGDDLHTDLHECLGHGSGQLAPGVKGDELKSYGSTLEETRADLFGLYYLGDPKLVELGLVPSFDVAKAQYASYILNGMMTQLARIEPGKNVEESHMRNRKLIAEWCYEQGKADNVIEWRTEQGKTYVVVNDFEKLRELFGQMLREIQRIKSEGDYEAGKALVEQYAVKVDPKLHREVLDRYEALHIEPYGGFVNPEYELVERDGRIVDVKIAYPANYVEQMLGYSRDYSFLPDRN from the coding sequence ATGAAAACGCTCACGTTTATTTCGCTTATGACAACATCCGTCGCATGTTTGGGTTCGTGCACGAACCCTGCGGCCTCCGACGCGCAGCAGCCGTGGATCGTCGACCGGTTCGACGACATCAAGGTCATCCGCTACGAAGTGCCCGGATTCGAACGGCTCCCGCTCGAACAGAAAGAGTTGATCTACTACCTGGCCGAAGCGGCCAAGTGCGGACGCGACATCCTCTTCGACCAGAACTGCGCGGCCAACCTGCCGATCAGGCGCACGCTCGAAACGCTCTACCTTAATTATAAAGGAGACCGCACGTCCGACGAGTGGAAAGCGCTCGAAAAATACCTCAAAAAAGTGTGGTTCGCCAACGGCATCCACCACCACTATTCCAACGACAAGTTCCGCCCCGAGTTTTCGGAATCCTTCTTCCGCGAGGCGGCCGCATCGGTAGGCATGGATCGCTTTCCGGCGGATTTCGATTTTCTCTGCAAGGTCATCTTCGACCCTGCGATCTACCCCACGCGGCTCAATCAGGCAGCCGGCGCCGACATGCTCTGGACGTCGGCCAGCAACTATTACAGCAACGTGCGCCAGCACGAGGCCGAACAGTTCTACGCCGCGATGGCCGCAGCCGATGCGGGCGACCCCTGCCCCGTCTCCTACGGTCTGAACTCGCAGTTGGTCAAGGAGGAGAAGACGGGACGTCTCTACGAGCGCATGTGGAAGGTCGGAGGCATGTACTCGCCCGCGATCGAACGCATCGTCTACTGGCTCGAAAAGGCACGCGACGTAGCGGCCGAGCCGCAGAAGCAGACCCTCGCCGCCCTGATCGACTACTACCGCACGGGCGACCTGAAACAGTTCGACCGCTACAACATCCTCTGGCTGCAAGACACGGTGTCGAACGTCGACTTCGTCAACGGATTCATCGAGACCTACGGCGATCCGCTGGGGTACAAGGCTTCGTGGGAGGCCAACGTCAACTTCGTCGACTCGGCGGCCTGCCGCCGCACGCGGATCATCTCCGAGAACGCCCAGTGGTTCGAAGACCACTCGCCTGTCGACCCCGCCTACAAGAAAAAGGTCGTCAAAGGCGTCTCGGCCAAGGTCATCACCGTGGCGATGCTCGGCGGCGACTGCTACCCCGCCACGCCGATCGGAATCAACCTTCCGAACGCCGACTGGATCCGCAAGGAGCACGGCTCGAAATCGGTGACGATCGACAACATCACCTACGCCTACGACCGCGCGGCGCACGGCAACGGCTTCGAGGAGGAGTTCATGTTGCGCCCCGAAGACCGCGAGCGCATCGACAAATACGGCAAGATCGGCGACGATCTCCACACCGACCTGCACGAATGTCTCGGACACGGTTCGGGCCAGCTGGCACCGGGCGTGAAGGGTGACGAGCTGAAAAGCTACGGATCGACGCTCGAAGAGACGCGCGCCGACCTCTTCGGCCTCTACTACCTGGGCGACCCGAAGCTCGTCGAGCTGGGGCTCGTCCCCTCGTTCGACGTGGCCAAGGCGCAATACGCCTCCTACATCCTCAACGGCATGATGACGCAGCTCGCCCGCATCGAACCGGGCAAGAACGTCGAGGAGTCGCACATGCGCAACCGCAAGCTGATCGCCGAATGGTGCTACGAGCAGGGCAAGGCCGACAACGTGATCGAGTGGCGCACCGAGCAGGGAAAGACCTACGTCGTGGTCAACGACTTCGAGAAACTGCGCGAGCTGTTCGGACAGATGCTGCGCGAGATCCAACGCATCAAGTCCGAAGGCGACTACGAGGCGGGCAAAGCGCTGGTCGAACAGTATGCCGTCAAAGTCGACCCGAAACTGCACCGCGAGGTGCTCGATCGCTACGAAGCGCTCCATATCGAGCCTTACGGGGGATTCGTCAATCCCGAATACGAACTGGTGGAACGCGACGGCCGGATCGTCGACGTGAAGATCGCCTACCCCGCCAACTACGTGGAGCAGATGCTCGGATACTCCCGCGACTACTCGTTCCTGCCCGACCGGAACTGA
- a CDS encoding DUF4136 domain-containing protein has product MTTKNLLTSLLVLLAVAVVSCQKEPSTSGLHEDYLVYTDYDQQADFSDVETFYLPDSILVIGNADKTEYWKDADAQEIIGTVADLMESRNFVRTDDKETAQTGLQISYVERVTYFVGYDYPYWWWYYPYYWAPGYWGDWLGWHYPYQVYYGYTAGSMLIEMVDLTADRQSNRKLPVIWDSFIGGLLTSSHKVNMQRTLDAVNQAFMQSPYLETNSVNR; this is encoded by the coding sequence ATGACCACAAAAAATCTACTCACGTCATTGCTCGTACTGCTGGCCGTCGCTGTCGTTTCGTGCCAGAAAGAGCCATCCACCTCCGGGCTTCACGAGGACTATCTGGTCTACACGGACTACGACCAACAGGCCGACTTCTCCGACGTGGAGACCTTCTATCTCCCCGACAGTATTCTGGTGATCGGCAACGCCGACAAGACCGAATACTGGAAAGACGCCGATGCGCAGGAGATCATCGGAACCGTCGCCGACCTGATGGAATCCCGCAACTTCGTCCGCACGGACGACAAGGAAACCGCGCAGACGGGTCTGCAAATCAGCTACGTCGAGCGTGTGACCTATTTCGTCGGGTACGACTACCCCTACTGGTGGTGGTACTACCCCTACTACTGGGCTCCCGGCTACTGGGGCGACTGGCTCGGCTGGCACTACCCCTACCAGGTCTATTACGGTTACACGGCCGGTTCGATGCTCATCGAGATGGTCGATCTGACGGCCGACCGGCAGAGCAACCGCAAACTGCCAGTCATCTGGGACAGCTTCATCGGCGGCCTGCTCACCTCGTCGCATAAGGTCAACATGCAGCGTACGCTGGACGCCGTGAACCAAGCCTTCATGCAATCGCCCTATCTGGAAACCAATTCCGTAAACCGTTAA
- a CDS encoding outer membrane beta-barrel protein — protein MKTLSIFSRKALLLAVAAVTFALPGRAQLIQNTYLNVDWQVTVPLGSAFADKASGWGMNFEGGYFVTPEITVGAFISYQTNIESIGRQTLQLGSGAAMTTAQKHTLFELPFGVVGRYNFLKGSVFQPYAGLRIGADYAEMSSYYYTIQQYQDTWGVYLSPEIGVSIFPSPAQRFGFHVALFYSYASNNDDLLIYTMNNINRFGVRVGISF, from the coding sequence ATGAAAACACTTTCCATATTCAGTCGTAAAGCGTTGTTGCTCGCCGTCGCAGCGGTTACCTTCGCCCTGCCGGGACGGGCGCAGCTCATCCAGAACACCTACCTCAACGTCGACTGGCAAGTGACCGTTCCGCTGGGGAGCGCCTTCGCCGACAAGGCATCGGGCTGGGGTATGAACTTCGAAGGCGGTTACTTCGTAACGCCCGAAATCACCGTCGGCGCCTTCATCTCCTACCAGACCAACATCGAGTCGATCGGCCGTCAAACCCTGCAACTGGGCAGCGGCGCCGCCATGACGACCGCACAGAAACACACCCTGTTCGAGCTGCCGTTCGGCGTCGTGGGACGATACAATTTCCTCAAAGGGAGCGTATTCCAGCCCTACGCCGGTCTGCGTATCGGCGCCGACTATGCCGAAATGTCCTCCTATTACTACACGATCCAGCAATATCAGGACACGTGGGGCGTCTATCTCTCGCCCGAAATCGGCGTGAGCATCTTCCCCTCGCCTGCGCAGCGGTTCGGCTTCCACGTAGCGCTCTTTTACAGCTACGCCAGCAACAACGACGATCTGCTGATCTATACGATGAACAACATCAACCGCTTCGGCGTGCGCGTCGGTATCTCGTTCTGA
- a CDS encoding glycerophosphodiester phosphodiesterase family protein has protein sequence MKRPFIAVTALTLATAISFTSVAEERPASEKRLHTVQINSLEDLKAYFRYDPERDIIVSGHRGGMMPGYPENCIESCEKTLSMMPTFFEIDFSFTKDSVMVLMHDLTIDRTTNGKGRVADYTYEELQGFRLVDRDGKLTPYRIPRLKDMLEWGKDKVVFNFDNKYINTKGVSDEVRKASLDYYIRQLRPGGDWSMYHNIMLSVRSLDEAMYYWNAGIRNVMFCCEISSREMFDAYDACPIPWDYIMAYIRLSVDPRLQEVYDLLHERGVSTMTSITGSSDKVKNPRDRRVCYLRDLVSEPDLIETDYPSEFVDLPRSRAEIHALQDRAIEGNRSVKADKAKKNRRK, from the coding sequence ATGAAGAGACCTTTCATCGCAGTGACCGCGCTGACGCTTGCGACTGCAATCTCATTTACCTCCGTCGCGGAGGAGCGTCCCGCGTCGGAGAAACGGCTTCACACCGTTCAGATCAATAGTCTTGAAGACCTCAAAGCCTATTTCCGCTACGACCCCGAGCGGGACATTATCGTCAGCGGCCATCGCGGCGGCATGATGCCCGGCTATCCCGAAAACTGCATCGAGTCGTGCGAGAAAACCTTGTCGATGATGCCGACCTTTTTCGAGATCGATTTCAGCTTCACGAAGGACAGCGTGATGGTGCTCATGCACGACCTGACGATCGACCGCACGACCAACGGCAAGGGGCGCGTGGCCGACTACACCTACGAGGAGTTGCAGGGATTCCGGCTGGTCGATCGCGACGGCAAACTGACGCCTTATCGCATTCCCCGTCTGAAAGACATGTTGGAATGGGGCAAGGACAAGGTGGTGTTCAACTTCGACAACAAGTACATCAACACCAAGGGCGTGAGCGACGAGGTGCGCAAGGCGAGCCTCGACTACTACATCCGTCAGCTGCGCCCCGGCGGCGACTGGTCGATGTACCACAACATCATGCTCAGTGTCCGTTCGCTGGACGAAGCGATGTACTATTGGAACGCCGGCATCCGCAACGTGATGTTCTGCTGCGAGATCAGCTCGCGCGAGATGTTCGACGCCTACGACGCCTGCCCGATTCCGTGGGACTACATCATGGCCTATATCCGGCTGTCGGTCGATCCCCGGTTGCAGGAGGTCTACGATCTGCTGCATGAGCGCGGCGTCTCGACGATGACCTCCATTACCGGTTCGTCCGACAAGGTGAAGAATCCGCGCGACCGGAGGGTCTGCTACCTGCGCGACCTGGTGTCGGAACCCGATCTGATCGAGACCGACTACCCGTCGGAGTTCGTCGATCTGCCCCGCTCGCGCGCCGAAATCCATGCCTTGCAGGATCGCGCCATCGAGGGCAACCGGTCGGTCAAGGCCGATAAGGCGAAGAAGAACCGTCGGAAATAG